One stretch of Sinorhizobium fredii DNA includes these proteins:
- the ccoG gene encoding cytochrome c oxidase accessory protein CcoG — protein MLQPPMIKALVERLDAEPVNAARVRKPLYQKRRKIFPKRAEGRFRRFKWLVMLLTLGIYYLTPSIRWDRGAHAPDQAVLVDLAARRFYFFFVEIWPQEFFFVAGLLVMAGLGLFLVTSAVGRAWCGYACPQTVWVDLFLMVERFIEGDRNARMRLDASLWTVEKIRKRVAKHAIWLVIGVATGGAWIFYFADAPSLLKSFVTLEAPPVAYFTVAILTATTYVFGGLMREQVCTYMCPWPRIQATMLDENSLVVTYNDWRGEPRSRHAKKAAAAGEVVGDCVDCNACVAVCPMGIDIRDGQQLECITCALCIDACDGVMDKLGREQGLISYATLSDYAANVALATNNGTAAIDPRRVRGADGAFVDKVRHFDWRIVFRTRVIVYFAAWALMGLGLVFALASRDRLELNVLHDRNPQYVVESDGSVRNGYTVKLLNMIPEPRTIRLMMEGMPSATMRVAGRAAGSGRSFAIAVEPDKVTSVKLFVTLPMGKTAEAAHAFALVAEDPLTHERGVYQANFNLPGAAQ, from the coding sequence ATGCTCCAACCGCCCATGATAAAAGCCTTGGTCGAAAGGCTCGATGCCGAACCGGTGAATGCTGCGCGCGTTCGAAAGCCACTTTACCAGAAGCGACGGAAGATTTTTCCGAAGCGGGCGGAGGGGCGCTTCCGCCGGTTTAAGTGGCTCGTGATGCTGCTGACGCTCGGCATCTACTATTTGACACCTTCGATCCGCTGGGACCGCGGGGCGCATGCGCCCGATCAGGCGGTGCTCGTCGACCTTGCGGCGCGACGCTTCTACTTCTTTTTCGTCGAGATCTGGCCGCAGGAGTTCTTCTTCGTCGCGGGGCTGCTCGTCATGGCGGGTCTCGGCCTCTTCCTGGTGACCTCGGCGGTCGGGAGGGCCTGGTGCGGCTATGCCTGCCCGCAGACCGTCTGGGTCGATCTCTTTCTCATGGTCGAGCGCTTCATCGAAGGCGACCGAAATGCCCGAATGCGTCTCGATGCAAGTCTCTGGACCGTCGAGAAGATTCGTAAGCGTGTAGCCAAGCACGCGATCTGGCTCGTCATCGGCGTGGCGACCGGGGGCGCCTGGATCTTCTACTTCGCCGACGCGCCGTCGCTGCTGAAAAGTTTCGTAACTCTCGAGGCGCCGCCCGTCGCCTATTTCACCGTGGCGATTCTCACGGCGACGACCTATGTCTTCGGCGGGCTGATGCGCGAGCAGGTCTGTACCTATATGTGCCCCTGGCCGCGCATCCAGGCGACGATGCTGGACGAGAATTCGCTCGTCGTCACCTATAACGACTGGCGCGGCGAACCGCGCTCGCGCCACGCCAAGAAGGCGGCGGCAGCGGGCGAGGTCGTCGGCGATTGCGTCGATTGCAATGCCTGCGTCGCGGTCTGTCCGATGGGCATCGACATCCGCGACGGCCAGCAGCTCGAATGCATCACCTGCGCGCTCTGCATCGATGCCTGCGACGGCGTGATGGACAAGCTCGGACGCGAACAAGGACTGATTTCCTACGCGACGCTCAGCGACTATGCCGCCAATGTGGCGCTTGCGACCAATAACGGGACGGCGGCGATCGATCCGAGGCGCGTGCGAGGCGCGGACGGCGCCTTCGTGGACAAAGTCAGGCATTTCGACTGGCGCATCGTTTTCCGCACCCGCGTTATCGTCTATTTCGCCGCCTGGGCACTGATGGGGCTCGGCTTGGTCTTCGCGCTTGCATCGCGTGACCGCCTTGAGCTCAACGTGCTGCACGACCGAAACCCGCAATATGTCGTCGAGTCCGATGGTTCGGTGCGCAACGGCTACACGGTCAAGCTGCTCAACATGATCCCCGAGCCGCGCACCATCAGGTTGATGATGGAGGGCATGCCCTCTGCGACGATGCGCGTGGCAGGACGCGCTGCCGGAAGCGGCCGTAGCTTTGCGATCGCCGTCGAGCCGGACAAGGTCACGTCGGTCAAGCTCTTCGTCACTCTGCCAATGGGCAAAACTGCCGAGGCGGCACATGCCTTCGCTCTGGTAGCCGAGGATCCGCTCACGCACGAGCGCGGCGTCTATCAGGCCAATTTCAACCTCCCGGGAGCAGCACAATGA
- a CDS encoding FixH family protein, giving the protein MSGMITKPRNPPRGFTGWHMVAVMSLFFGTIISVNVVLAWNASRSWSGLVVQNAYIASQQFNGKIAEARHFAESGIVGRFSATAGELRYVLARDGKPLSAADRVLAVLRRPVEEHEDLEMELAREADGVFLASLQLNPGQWIADLKVIAGEATIYRQAVRFAVAGEGK; this is encoded by the coding sequence ATGAGCGGCATGATCACGAAACCGCGTAACCCGCCGCGCGGGTTCACCGGCTGGCACATGGTAGCCGTGATGTCCCTGTTCTTCGGAACCATCATCTCCGTCAACGTGGTGTTGGCTTGGAACGCCAGCCGAAGCTGGAGCGGCCTTGTCGTTCAGAACGCCTATATCGCAAGCCAGCAGTTCAACGGCAAAATAGCCGAGGCCCGGCATTTCGCCGAAAGCGGGATCGTAGGCAGGTTCAGCGCGACGGCCGGCGAACTCCGCTACGTCCTGGCCAGAGACGGCAAACCGCTGTCGGCAGCAGACCGCGTTCTCGCCGTGCTCAGGCGGCCCGTCGAAGAGCATGAGGACCTGGAGATGGAGCTCGCTCGCGAGGCTGATGGCGTATTCCTTGCGAGCCTCCAGCTGAACCCGGGTCAATGGATTGCGGACCTCAAGGTCATTGCGGGGGAGGCGACAATCTATCGCCAAGCCGTCCGGTTCGCCGTGGCGGGAGAGGGAAAATGA
- a CDS encoding cation-translocating P-type ATPase, translated as MSCCAVGPEMAPNVDRSGCALPSAEELWLASRSLGGGLRQTDLSVPGVHCGACITMIESALRARAEVERARVNLSSRRVSIVWKEEAGGRRSDPAEFMQAITGCGYQAHLFSSGEEEGDGLLKQLIRAVAVSGFAATNIMLLSVSVWSGADAATRDLFHWISALIAAPTLVYAGRFFYQSAWNAIRHGRTNMDVPIALAVTLSYGMSLYETIRHGEHAWFDASVTLLFFLLIGRTLDHMMRGRARSAISGLARLSPRGATVVHADGAREYRAVDEIKPGERLMIAAGERIPVDGRVLSGSSDLDRSVVNGESVPIAVAAGDLVQAGTLNLTGPLTLETTAAARDSFLAEIMGLMEAAEGGRARYRRIADRAARYYSPAVHLLALLTFIGWMLVEGDVRHAMLIAVAVLIITCPCALGLAVPVVQIVAAGRLFQGGVMVKDGSAMERLAEIDTVLFDKTGTLTLGEPRLVNADEIAPGPLAIAAALAAHSRHPLAAALSGAAGAVVPVAGDIREIPGAGIEARTGKGVLRLGSRDFAGAKASTESARSEVVLSLDGRELACFRFEDRLRPDAGEAIARLHRSGLSTGILSGDHEPVVAALAGRLEIARWRGGLSPRGKVEASAAAAGGHRVLMVGDGINDAPALRAAHVSMAPATAADVGRQAADFVFMHQPLTAVPFAIETSRRAGRLIRQNFALAIGYNLIAVPVAILGYATPLVAAIAMSTSSVIVVANALRVKGAVGEAKVLYPLLDPPGATL; from the coding sequence ATGAGCTGCTGCGCTGTGGGCCCCGAAATGGCGCCAAACGTCGACCGCTCAGGTTGCGCACTGCCGAGCGCCGAAGAGCTTTGGCTTGCGAGCCGAAGCCTCGGAGGCGGGCTGCGCCAGACGGATCTCAGCGTACCGGGCGTCCACTGCGGCGCCTGCATCACCATGATCGAAAGCGCGCTGCGCGCCAGAGCCGAGGTCGAGCGCGCCCGCGTCAATCTCTCGTCGCGCCGTGTATCGATCGTCTGGAAGGAGGAGGCCGGCGGTCGCCGGAGCGATCCCGCCGAGTTCATGCAGGCGATCACCGGCTGCGGCTACCAGGCGCATCTCTTCTCGTCCGGCGAGGAGGAGGGCGACGGGCTGCTCAAGCAATTGATCCGCGCGGTTGCCGTTTCCGGTTTCGCGGCAACGAACATCATGCTGCTCTCCGTTTCCGTCTGGTCGGGCGCCGATGCAGCCACACGCGATCTCTTCCACTGGATCTCGGCGCTGATCGCGGCGCCGACGCTGGTCTATGCCGGCCGCTTCTTCTACCAGTCGGCGTGGAACGCGATTCGTCATGGGCGGACCAACATGGATGTGCCGATCGCACTCGCCGTGACGCTGTCCTATGGCATGTCGCTCTACGAAACGATCCGCCACGGCGAGCATGCCTGGTTCGATGCATCCGTCACGCTGCTGTTCTTCCTTTTGATCGGCCGCACCCTCGATCACATGATGCGCGGGCGCGCAAGGTCGGCGATCAGCGGCCTGGCTCGGCTGTCGCCGCGCGGCGCAACAGTCGTCCACGCCGATGGCGCGCGCGAGTATCGCGCCGTCGACGAGATCAAGCCGGGCGAACGCCTGATGATCGCTGCCGGGGAGCGGATCCCGGTCGACGGGCGGGTGCTTTCCGGCAGTAGCGATCTCGACCGCTCCGTCGTCAACGGCGAGAGCGTGCCCATCGCGGTCGCTGCTGGCGATCTCGTCCAGGCCGGGACGCTCAACCTGACAGGTCCCCTTACGTTGGAGACGACCGCAGCGGCGCGCGATTCGTTTCTGGCCGAGATCATGGGGCTGATGGAGGCGGCCGAAGGGGGAAGGGCCCGCTATCGTCGCATCGCCGACCGGGCGGCACGCTACTATTCGCCGGCCGTCCATCTGCTTGCGCTCCTGACCTTCATCGGCTGGATGCTGGTGGAGGGCGACGTTCGCCACGCCATGCTGATCGCGGTCGCCGTCCTGATCATCACCTGCCCCTGCGCGCTCGGGCTGGCGGTGCCAGTCGTGCAGATCGTTGCCGCCGGGCGCCTCTTCCAGGGCGGGGTCATGGTCAAGGACGGCTCGGCCATGGAACGCCTCGCCGAGATCGATACGGTGCTTTTCGACAAGACCGGGACGCTCACGCTCGGCGAGCCGCGGCTCGTCAATGCGGATGAGATTGCACCCGGCCCGTTGGCGATCGCCGCGGCGCTCGCCGCGCATTCGCGCCATCCGCTCGCAGCCGCGCTCTCCGGCGCCGCCGGCGCGGTGGTACCTGTGGCCGGAGACATACGCGAGATACCTGGCGCCGGCATCGAGGCGAGAACCGGCAAAGGGGTCCTTCGGCTTGGCAGCCGCGACTTTGCGGGGGCAAAGGCCAGCACCGAGAGCGCTCGATCGGAGGTAGTTCTGTCGCTCGATGGACGGGAACTGGCCTGTTTCCGTTTCGAAGATCGGCTGCGACCGGACGCAGGTGAGGCGATCGCGAGACTGCACCGTTCCGGTCTTTCGACCGGAATCCTGTCCGGCGATCACGAGCCCGTGGTAGCGGCTCTTGCCGGCAGGCTGGAGATTGCTCGTTGGCGCGGCGGGCTTTCACCGCGCGGCAAGGTCGAGGCCTCCGCCGCTGCGGCCGGTGGCCATCGGGTGCTGATGGTCGGCGACGGCATCAACGATGCGCCCGCCTTGCGGGCGGCACATGTCTCGATGGCGCCGGCGACCGCCGCCGATGTCGGGCGGCAGGCGGCCGATTTCGTCTTCATGCACCAGCCATTGACCGCCGTCCCCTTCGCAATAGAGACCTCGCGTCGGGCCGGCCGGCTGATCCGGCAGAATTTCGCTCTAGCGATCGGCTACAACCTCATCGCCGTTCCAGTCGCGATTCTCGGCTATGCGACACCACTGGTGGCAGCAATCGCGATGTCGACCTCGTCGGTGATCGTCGTAGCAAATGCGCTGAGAGTGAAGGGCGCTGTTGGCGAGGCAAAAGTTCTCTATCCGTTGCTGGATCCGCCCGGAGCGACTTTATGA
- the ccoS gene encoding cbb3-type cytochrome oxidase assembly protein CcoS encodes MTTLIYLMPTALFLEGLGLAAFLWALKNGQYDDLDGASWRVFDEGQGFSDDDSGAAERLEKASNAN; translated from the coding sequence ATGACCACGCTGATCTATCTCATGCCAACTGCGCTTTTCCTGGAAGGACTCGGTCTCGCCGCGTTTCTGTGGGCGCTGAAGAACGGGCAGTACGACGATCTCGACGGTGCATCTTGGCGCGTGTTCGACGAGGGCCAGGGATTCTCCGATGACGACAGTGGCGCTGCTGAACGGTTGGAGAAGGCAAGCAATGCGAATTGA
- a CDS encoding Crp/Fnr family transcriptional regulator: protein MRALPLTANDRTMLLGSQFFVRLPRSTGEAILEDVTVSTHEEHDLVFHQGENVDEVFWVLSGLIRLYRVGKDGREADLAILPMGEMFAESAMFLGHRATANAQAAEASIIARLDSRMLRNLAVSDPDVAQAFINLLCHRAQMTEDILAQDRLLTGIQRVANYILSQCPEGSNNFSFRLPFQKNVLAGKLGLAPAGLSRAFSALRPVGVTVSGRTIEIRDRHVLEQFQCGG, encoded by the coding sequence ATGAGGGCGTTACCATTGACTGCCAACGACAGGACCATGCTCTTGGGTTCTCAGTTCTTTGTGCGGCTGCCGCGTTCCACGGGCGAGGCTATCTTGGAGGACGTGACCGTCTCTACTCATGAGGAGCACGATCTTGTGTTCCACCAGGGTGAGAACGTCGATGAGGTTTTTTGGGTTCTTTCGGGTTTGATCCGCCTTTATAGGGTGGGAAAGGATGGCCGGGAGGCCGATCTGGCCATCCTGCCGATGGGGGAAATGTTCGCCGAAAGCGCCATGTTCCTTGGGCACAGGGCAACTGCCAATGCGCAGGCCGCCGAAGCATCAATCATCGCGAGGCTGGACAGCCGCATGCTTCGCAACCTTGCAGTCTCGGATCCGGATGTGGCGCAAGCGTTCATAAACCTCCTCTGTCACCGCGCTCAGATGACGGAAGACATTCTTGCGCAAGATCGCTTGCTTACCGGAATACAACGCGTAGCAAATTACATACTCAGTCAGTGCCCGGAGGGTTCGAATAACTTTTCCTTTCGCCTGCCATTTCAAAAGAATGTGCTCGCAGGCAAGCTCGGCCTCGCCCCGGCAGGCTTATCGCGCGCGTTTTCGGCTCTGCGCCCAGTTGGCGTCACCGTAAGTGGCAGGACAATTGAAATCCGCGACCGACACGTGCTCGAACAGTTTCAATGTGGCGGCTGA